The following proteins come from a genomic window of Galactobacillus timonensis:
- a CDS encoding type II toxin-antitoxin system Phd/YefM family antitoxin, whose protein sequence is MPDVLSVSSAELQNNFGRYLSIVMEGTQIIITKNGKQVARLIPEDAAVSYLTDSLTGVLKGNFNPDEAKDKELREKYEVAD, encoded by the coding sequence ATGCCAGATGTATTATCAGTAAGTTCTGCTGAGTTACAGAACAACTTCGGCAGGTACTTAAGTATCGTAATGGAAGGAACGCAGATCATTATTACAAAGAATGGAAAACAGGTTGCGCGTCTCATCCCTGAAGATGCGGCTGTTTCTTACCTGACTGATTCTCTCACAGGGGTCTTAAAGGGCAATTTTAATCCGGATGAAGCAAAGGATAAAGAATTGAGAGAAAAGTATGAAGTTGCTGATTGA